One stretch of Sinomonas terrae DNA includes these proteins:
- a CDS encoding TetR/AcrR family transcriptional regulator has protein sequence MREEILRACFGLFARWGIRRVGVEEIVAGAEVSSGDFHSWVGSKENAAEAYLQHLYLLWAGAFEAAVAVRGEGPEALLGLFDAVEALCGNEGTGRASLVHVLAEFGPDDPLGRAAIGLSALLRSEIARLAHDAGLARSGEFAADCHLLLAGCILSRAHGSLRAVEDARGIAQALITAHLKAQTLHP, from the coding sequence GTGAGGGAGGAGATCCTGCGGGCGTGCTTCGGGCTCTTCGCCCGGTGGGGGATCCGGCGTGTCGGGGTGGAGGAGATCGTCGCGGGAGCCGAGGTCTCCAGTGGCGACTTCCACAGCTGGGTCGGCTCCAAGGAGAACGCGGCCGAGGCCTACCTCCAGCACCTCTACCTGCTCTGGGCCGGAGCGTTTGAGGCGGCGGTCGCTGTCCGGGGCGAGGGCCCCGAGGCCCTCCTGGGCCTCTTTGACGCCGTCGAGGCGCTGTGCGGGAACGAGGGCACCGGGCGCGCGTCCCTCGTCCACGTCCTGGCCGAGTTCGGCCCCGACGATCCCCTGGGGCGGGCGGCCATCGGCCTCTCCGCCCTCCTGAGGTCCGAGATCGCCAGGCTCGCCCATGACGCCGGGCTCGCCCGGTCCGGAGAGTTCGCCGCCGACTGCCACCTGCTCCTGGCCGGCTGCATCCTCTCCCGCGCCCACGGCAGCCTCCGTGCGGTCGAGGACGCCCGGGGGATCGCCCAGGCCCTGATCACAGCCCACCTGAAGGCCCAGACCCTGCATCCCTGA
- a CDS encoding IclR family transcriptional regulator — MALITMANSASGESVIGRVARIMSAFTRARPFLTSAELARETGLSTSTAHRLARELAGEGFLDRDAEGRFGVGARLWELSARSNPLEEFRRRGLPFLEGIHAAVRQQVSLAVPDIEGGTVLYLERLDQHGNETVNLGEVAARLELTSTSTGLAILAHEQQDVRERYLVAASTDDGGRGLRAGLAEVRRRGYARLAGVLVEANAGYAVPVFGAGNRVIGAISVVVPLAEDRPELVLPVLVSAGQGLSRTMGAEKRPYGEREWLRGPG; from the coding sequence ATGGCGCTGATCACGATGGCCAATAGCGCATCGGGCGAGTCGGTGATCGGGCGCGTAGCGAGGATTATGTCTGCCTTCACTCGGGCCCGACCGTTCCTTACGTCCGCTGAGCTCGCCCGTGAGACTGGCCTGTCGACGTCGACGGCGCATCGGCTCGCAAGGGAGCTCGCGGGAGAGGGCTTCCTCGACCGGGACGCAGAGGGACGGTTCGGTGTGGGGGCCCGGCTGTGGGAGCTCTCGGCGCGCTCCAACCCACTTGAGGAGTTCCGGCGGCGCGGGCTGCCTTTTCTGGAGGGAATCCACGCGGCGGTCCGCCAGCAGGTCTCGCTGGCGGTGCCGGACATCGAAGGCGGCACTGTCCTCTATCTGGAACGCCTGGACCAGCACGGCAATGAGACGGTGAACCTGGGCGAAGTCGCCGCCCGGCTCGAGCTGACGTCGACGTCGACCGGGCTGGCGATCCTGGCCCATGAGCAGCAGGATGTCCGTGAGCGGTATCTCGTCGCGGCTTCCACGGACGACGGCGGACGGGGACTCCGTGCGGGTCTCGCCGAGGTGCGTAGGAGGGGCTACGCCAGGCTCGCCGGCGTCCTTGTCGAGGCGAATGCGGGTTACGCGGTGCCGGTCTTCGGTGCGGGGAACCGCGTGATCGGTGCCATCTCGGTGGTCGTGCCGCTTGCCGAGGACCGGCCAGAGCTCGTGCTGCCGGTGCTCGTCTCCGCCGGTCAGGGTCTCTCTCGGACCATGGGCGCCGAGAAGCGCCCGTACGGAGAGAGGGAGTGGCTGCGCGGGCCAGGCTGA
- a CDS encoding FAD-dependent oxidoreductase, with protein sequence MSFLTPVADLGPRYDLAVVGSGAAGLTAACRAASAGLAVVVLEKAHLLGGTSAAGGGVIWAPDNPLMKPGTDSPGQAAAYLRAATDGAMPAAEIAWYLSTSRDAVRFLTDKTHVSLTPLDRPDYHMEWPGAVAGGRSLDNDPFDPAVVPGLREALRPPTYLPLISMNERDALHGAAPSPELLAARAEAGTRTMGGALVGALVASAVEAGVHIAVDARVTGLEPPSGGVWDVRIGGSALAAGAVLLATGGFERNPALTASLLKFDTTPIGAPSNTGDGLLLGMRAGGMLAHTTSIWGVPVIAPEGAEYDGASTGRMGNVEMTLPGSITVNSAGRRFVNEAMNYHDLTRVFANVDPSTSRPANDPAWLVFDGTYHAKYSVGGAVVGSGPPWMHRAETIGELAERIGVDARGLAATVRRFNADARLGHDTEFGRGSAAQDRHLGDPAVRPNPCLAPLEAAPFFAVRIRPGALGTAGGLQTDLNGRVLTPSGEPVPGLYAAGNCSATVFHDAYPGGGATLGSAVTRGFAAAEHIMGQPTLSPDTRTAGLGASEAATR encoded by the coding sequence ATGAGCTTCCTGACTCCCGTCGCGGACCTCGGACCGCGCTACGACCTCGCCGTCGTCGGCAGCGGTGCGGCGGGCCTCACCGCCGCCTGCCGCGCCGCCTCCGCCGGCCTGGCCGTCGTCGTGCTCGAGAAGGCACACCTCCTGGGCGGCACGAGCGCAGCCGGCGGCGGCGTCATCTGGGCACCGGACAACCCGCTCATGAAGCCCGGCACGGACTCCCCCGGCCAAGCCGCCGCCTACCTGCGGGCCGCGACCGACGGTGCGATGCCGGCGGCGGAGATCGCTTGGTACCTGAGCACGTCCCGGGACGCCGTCCGCTTCCTGACCGACAAGACCCACGTCTCGCTCACACCGCTCGACCGGCCGGACTACCACATGGAGTGGCCCGGCGCCGTGGCAGGCGGTCGCAGCCTGGACAACGACCCCTTCGACCCCGCCGTCGTCCCCGGCCTCCGAGAGGCCCTGCGCCCGCCGACATACCTCCCCCTGATCTCCATGAACGAACGCGACGCCCTCCACGGGGCAGCGCCGTCACCCGAACTCCTTGCCGCCCGCGCCGAAGCCGGCACCCGCACCATGGGCGGAGCCCTCGTCGGCGCACTCGTGGCGAGCGCCGTCGAGGCAGGCGTCCACATCGCGGTCGACGCCCGCGTGACCGGCCTGGAACCGCCCAGCGGTGGTGTCTGGGACGTGCGGATCGGCGGCTCCGCACTCGCCGCGGGCGCCGTCCTGCTGGCCACCGGCGGATTCGAGCGGAACCCCGCGCTCACCGCATCGCTCCTCAAGTTCGACACGACCCCGATCGGGGCCCCATCGAACACCGGCGACGGACTGCTCCTCGGGATGCGCGCTGGCGGGATGCTCGCCCACACGACCTCGATCTGGGGCGTGCCGGTCATCGCGCCCGAAGGAGCCGAGTACGACGGCGCCTCCACAGGACGGATGGGCAACGTCGAGATGACCCTGCCCGGGTCGATCACGGTCAACTCGGCGGGACGGCGGTTCGTCAACGAGGCGATGAACTACCACGACCTCACGCGGGTCTTCGCCAACGTCGACCCTTCCACGTCGAGGCCCGCCAACGACCCCGCATGGCTCGTCTTCGACGGGACCTACCACGCGAAGTACAGCGTCGGCGGAGCCGTGGTCGGTTCGGGGCCACCGTGGATGCACCGCGCTGAGACCATCGGCGAGCTCGCCGAGCGCATCGGGGTCGACGCCCGCGGCCTCGCCGCAACCGTCCGCCGCTTCAATGCCGACGCGCGCCTCGGGCACGACACCGAGTTCGGCCGCGGCAGCGCTGCACAGGACCGCCATCTCGGCGACCCTGCTGTTCGGCCCAACCCATGCCTCGCTCCGCTCGAGGCCGCCCCCTTCTTCGCCGTCCGGATCCGGCCAGGAGCCCTCGGCACCGCAGGCGGACTCCAGACCGACCTGAACGGCAGGGTCCTCACCCCATCCGGCGAGCCCGTGCCCGGCCTCTACGCGGCCGGCAACTGCTCGGCCACCGTCTTCCATGACGCCTACCCCGGCGGCGGAGCCACGCTCGGTTCCGCTGTGACCCGCGGCTTCGCCGCTGCGGAGCACATCATGGGACAGCCGACCCTGAGCCCGGACACGAGGACGGCCGGACTCGGCGCCAGCGAGGCAGCGACCCGATGA
- a CDS encoding alcohol dehydrogenase catalytic domain-containing protein translates to MSGSMRVARTIAAETIDYAEAPIPAPEPGHAVVRVRCVTLCGTDLHIWEDDYATELPIVQGHEFSATIVGLHPDDDGGALAVGDDVVVSPVASCGRCYACSIDRPNACAHMSVYGCYGEDGALAEYLLVPLERTRRLPDGLPADLAPLWEPLSIALQAVTRGRAATGERVVVSGAGPIGLLALLCLKDRGCDAVVLDTDAERLGLAAALGATGTLTVAPGFPSDDQRRWLEDWTQGQGPSLVIDATGAPASLSTAIDLVAPAGRVVAVGISDREVALSMRTLPVKELDLLGSRNSLHLMEDALDLLARHQDECGSLITHRFAFEELDAAFKTLRDRPERVGKVAIDFQGAPA, encoded by the coding sequence GTGAGCGGGAGCATGCGCGTCGCGCGGACCATCGCGGCCGAGACCATCGACTACGCCGAAGCGCCCATCCCCGCACCGGAGCCGGGCCACGCCGTCGTGCGCGTGCGCTGCGTGACGCTGTGCGGGACAGACCTGCACATCTGGGAGGACGACTACGCGACGGAGCTGCCCATCGTCCAGGGGCACGAATTCTCCGCCACCATTGTCGGCCTGCACCCCGACGACGATGGAGGCGCGCTCGCCGTCGGAGACGACGTCGTCGTCTCCCCTGTCGCCTCCTGCGGGCGCTGCTACGCGTGCTCGATCGACCGGCCGAACGCCTGCGCGCACATGAGCGTCTACGGCTGCTACGGAGAGGACGGCGCCCTCGCCGAATACCTCCTCGTCCCCCTCGAGCGCACGCGCCGCCTCCCCGACGGCCTGCCCGCCGACCTCGCCCCGCTCTGGGAGCCCCTGTCGATCGCGCTCCAGGCCGTCACGCGGGGGCGGGCGGCGACCGGCGAACGGGTGGTCGTCAGCGGTGCCGGGCCCATCGGGCTGCTCGCGCTCCTGTGCCTCAAGGACCGGGGCTGCGACGCCGTCGTCCTCGACACTGACGCCGAGCGCCTCGGACTCGCCGCCGCGCTGGGAGCGACCGGAACGCTCACAGTCGCGCCCGGCTTCCCATCGGACGACCAGCGCCGATGGCTCGAGGACTGGACGCAGGGCCAAGGCCCCTCGCTGGTCATCGACGCCACCGGCGCGCCGGCCTCGCTGTCCACAGCCATCGACCTTGTCGCCCCCGCGGGCCGAGTCGTCGCCGTCGGGATCAGCGACCGCGAGGTCGCCCTCTCCATGCGCACCCTTCCCGTCAAGGAGCTGGATCTCCTCGGCTCCCGCAACTCGCTGCACCTCATGGAAGACGCCCTGGATCTCCTCGCCCGGCACCAGGACGAGTGCGGCAGCCTCATCACCCACCGCTTCGCGTTCGAGGAGCTCGACGCGGCATTCAAGACCCTCCGCGACAGGCCCGAGCGCGTCGGCAAGGTCGCCATCGACTTCCAAGGAGCCCCGGCATGA
- a CDS encoding YciI family protein, which translates to MAYFAVTYEYTDSSERRDQHRPEHVRFLAGLHEERRLLVSGPVDGGARALLVLAGESAEQVAGVLDGDPFHREGLIARRDITAWNVFFGADRLAAVTA; encoded by the coding sequence ATGGCCTACTTCGCCGTCACTTACGAGTACACCGACAGCTCAGAGCGGCGGGATCAGCATCGCCCCGAACACGTCCGGTTCCTAGCCGGCCTCCACGAAGAGAGGCGCCTCCTGGTCTCCGGACCCGTTGACGGCGGCGCGCGGGCCCTGCTGGTCCTCGCGGGTGAGAGCGCCGAGCAGGTGGCTGGCGTCCTTGACGGGGACCCGTTCCATCGGGAAGGCCTGATCGCCCGCCGCGACATCACAGCGTGGAACGTCTTCTTCGGCGCCGACCGGCTCGCGGCGGTCACGGCGTGA
- a CDS encoding LysR family transcriptional regulator — MEVRWLEAFVAVAEELHFGRAATRLHMAQSPLSQTVRKLEKDIGVPLFERNTRSVALTAAGRSLLPHAYRALEELEVARQAAHASVGTVYGHLTIGFTGAINHRTLPVLTRVLRRRFPDIALSLQGRVVTGDAVAQLQQGTLDLAFVGLPLDPSPLESRLIAREPLGAVVPVDHPLANSVRLDLGALRDEDFIAMPAGRGSDLERTTTAACVAAGFRPRVVQEIGDPFMILTLVAAGVGVSLVSEGMSEILPHGAVYVPLADPQPYLRHGLAWSPSNPSKVLRVVLDVASEVLPTPS, encoded by the coding sequence ATGGAGGTCAGGTGGCTTGAGGCGTTCGTGGCCGTCGCGGAGGAGTTGCACTTCGGGCGCGCGGCGACCCGGCTGCACATGGCGCAGTCGCCCTTGAGCCAGACGGTCCGCAAGCTCGAGAAGGACATCGGGGTCCCGCTGTTCGAGCGCAACACCCGAAGCGTGGCCCTGACGGCGGCGGGCCGTTCGTTGCTCCCGCATGCCTACCGTGCGCTGGAGGAGCTCGAGGTTGCCCGGCAGGCAGCCCACGCCTCTGTCGGCACCGTGTATGGACACCTGACCATCGGGTTCACCGGCGCCATCAACCATCGAACGCTGCCGGTCCTCACGCGGGTGCTGCGCCGCCGCTTCCCGGACATCGCGCTCTCGCTGCAGGGGCGCGTGGTCACCGGCGACGCCGTCGCCCAGCTCCAGCAGGGCACCCTCGACCTCGCGTTCGTCGGCCTACCGCTCGACCCGTCCCCACTCGAATCCCGGCTCATCGCCCGAGAGCCGCTCGGCGCCGTCGTGCCCGTCGACCACCCGCTGGCCAACAGCGTCCGCCTCGATCTCGGCGCCCTCCGCGACGAGGACTTCATCGCGATGCCGGCAGGGCGCGGCTCCGACCTCGAGCGGACGACGACGGCGGCCTGCGTCGCCGCCGGGTTCCGGCCCCGCGTCGTCCAGGAGATCGGCGACCCGTTCATGATCCTCACGCTCGTGGCAGCAGGGGTCGGAGTGAGCCTCGTGAGCGAGGGAATGTCGGAGATCCTGCCCCACGGTGCCGTCTACGTCCCGCTCGCCGACCCCCAGCCGTACCTGCGCCACGGCCTGGCCTGGTCGCCGTCGAACCCCTCGAAGGTGCTCCGGGTCGTGCTCGACGTCGCCTCGGAGGTGCTGCCGACTCCCAGCTAG
- a CDS encoding MFS transporter — translation MSASTSTASRRPRNNARIAAISGFLGSTLEYYDFFIFGSAAALFFGRLFFPDTGAAGTLLSFATLGVAYIARPLGAVVWGHFGDRLGRKNVLVLTLVLMGASTFLVGCLPTYAVAGGFAPIALVALRLVQGISAGGESPGSSSLTLEHAPEGLRAFYTSFTMSGIQFGIVISSLVFIPVTMLPQGQLLSWGWRVPFLASALVTFVAYYLRRRLEEPEVFEEIKDDAKTAAVPLFDLLRYDFPNVVRVTLCALVTMVNTVFTVFALTYATEVVKLSKPMMLVVIAVANVVTVLTQPLFARLADRIGRKPVFITGTVGSAVLVFAFFAALSTQSWPLIFATAIALTGVAYAMPNGVYPAYFPELFPARTRYSGMAVSLMLGLLVAGFTPAIGTALTAGNPANWGPVAWMTVIFCGIAAVSALTARETFRVPKDELGLKRSVRGSVEAAAANTSAAL, via the coding sequence ATGTCAGCGTCGACATCCACCGCCTCCCGCAGGCCGCGGAACAATGCGCGGATTGCGGCCATCTCAGGATTCCTCGGCAGCACGCTCGAATACTACGACTTCTTCATCTTCGGCTCGGCCGCTGCCCTGTTCTTCGGCAGGCTGTTCTTCCCCGACACGGGCGCGGCAGGAACGCTCCTGTCCTTCGCGACGCTCGGCGTGGCCTACATCGCCCGGCCTCTCGGCGCCGTCGTCTGGGGCCATTTCGGGGACCGGCTCGGGCGCAAGAACGTCCTCGTGCTCACGCTCGTGCTCATGGGCGCCTCGACATTCCTGGTCGGCTGCCTCCCGACCTACGCGGTCGCAGGCGGGTTCGCCCCGATCGCCCTCGTGGCGCTGCGCCTCGTCCAGGGGATCTCCGCGGGCGGCGAGTCGCCCGGGTCGAGCTCGCTCACGCTCGAGCACGCCCCCGAGGGCCTGCGCGCGTTCTACACGAGCTTCACGATGAGCGGGATCCAGTTCGGCATCGTCATCTCGAGCCTGGTGTTCATCCCAGTGACGATGCTGCCCCAGGGCCAGCTCCTGAGCTGGGGCTGGCGGGTGCCGTTCCTGGCGAGCGCCCTCGTCACCTTCGTGGCCTACTACCTGCGCCGTCGACTCGAGGAACCTGAGGTGTTCGAGGAGATCAAGGACGACGCGAAGACCGCTGCCGTGCCCCTGTTCGACCTCCTGCGCTACGACTTCCCGAACGTCGTCCGCGTGACCCTCTGCGCGCTCGTGACGATGGTGAACACGGTCTTCACGGTGTTCGCCCTGACCTACGCGACCGAGGTCGTGAAGCTCAGCAAGCCCATGATGCTCGTCGTCATCGCTGTCGCGAACGTCGTCACCGTCCTCACCCAGCCGCTCTTCGCGCGCCTCGCGGACAGGATCGGCCGCAAGCCGGTGTTCATCACCGGGACCGTGGGCAGCGCCGTGCTCGTCTTCGCCTTCTTCGCAGCGCTCTCCACCCAGAGCTGGCCGCTCATCTTCGCCACGGCGATCGCCCTGACCGGGGTCGCCTACGCGATGCCCAACGGCGTCTACCCGGCCTACTTCCCCGAGCTCTTCCCGGCGCGCACCCGGTACTCCGGCATGGCGGTCAGCCTCATGCTCGGCCTGCTCGTGGCCGGCTTCACCCCGGCCATCGGCACCGCGCTCACCGCCGGCAACCCCGCGAACTGGGGTCCGGTGGCCTGGATGACGGTCATCTTCTGCGGCATCGCGGCCGTCTCAGCGCTCACGGCGCGCGAGACGTTCCGCGTGCCAAAGGACGAACTCGGCCTGAAGCGCAGCGTCAGGGGATCGGTCGAGGCCGCGGCTGCGAACACCTCTGCCGCGCTGTGA
- a CDS encoding shikimate dehydrogenase, giving the protein MSTDRHERAHLVGLIGSGIGGSLSPLLHEHEAAAQGLRYAYRTLDLEELGLQPADAGQLARQAVRLGFTGLNVTHPCKLTVLDGLDELSREAQALGAVNTVVVEGDRLIGHNTDHSGFGAALRAGLPGLAADPARLGTVVLIGAGGAGAAVAHALVAAGAGTLLVADADAARAEALAQSMGRRGGGGTIAAIPVEDVPDRLSEADGIVNATPVGMVGHRGTPFDVGALAPRHWVADVIYRPLETQLVKAARATGCSVLDGGWMASAQAADSFELFTGLAPDRARMREDFLGLAAYHNN; this is encoded by the coding sequence GTGAGCACCGACAGACACGAGCGCGCGCACCTCGTCGGGCTCATCGGTTCCGGTATCGGCGGCTCCCTGAGCCCCCTGCTGCACGAGCACGAGGCCGCCGCCCAGGGCCTGCGCTACGCCTACCGGACGCTTGACCTCGAGGAGCTCGGCCTTCAGCCTGCGGACGCGGGCCAGCTCGCTCGGCAAGCGGTCCGCCTCGGCTTCACCGGCCTGAACGTGACGCACCCGTGCAAGCTCACCGTCCTCGACGGGCTCGACGAGCTCTCCCGGGAGGCGCAGGCGCTCGGCGCGGTCAACACCGTCGTGGTCGAGGGGGATCGGCTGATCGGGCACAACACGGACCATTCCGGGTTCGGAGCCGCGCTGCGCGCTGGCCTTCCTGGACTGGCTGCAGACCCTGCTCGGCTGGGCACTGTCGTCCTCATCGGGGCAGGCGGGGCCGGGGCCGCCGTCGCCCACGCGCTCGTGGCCGCCGGCGCCGGGACGCTCCTCGTGGCCGACGCCGACGCCGCCCGGGCGGAGGCGCTCGCCCAGAGCATGGGCCGACGGGGCGGCGGCGGGACCATCGCGGCGATCCCGGTCGAGGACGTCCCCGATCGCCTCTCGGAGGCGGACGGCATCGTGAACGCGACCCCCGTCGGGATGGTCGGGCACCGGGGCACCCCTTTCGACGTCGGCGCCCTCGCGCCGCGGCACTGGGTCGCCGACGTGATCTACCGACCGCTGGAGACGCAGCTGGTCAAGGCCGCGCGCGCCACCGGGTGCTCCGTGCTCGACGGCGGGTGGATGGCAAGTGCCCAGGCCGCCGACTCGTTCGAGCTCTTCACGGGCCTCGCCCCTGACCGGGCCCGGATGCGCGAGGACTTCCTCGGGCTTGCCGCCTACCACAACAACTGA
- a CDS encoding Gfo/Idh/MocA family protein has protein sequence MTTPTYRAGRTYRVGIVGCGAISRNHLEAFTAIPEARVVAVCDVDAARAQETAERWGIEHAYDSAAELLSSGVDIVSVCTPHPTHEQVVLAAAAAGVHVLCEKPIAVDLASAERMTAACDEAGVRLGVLFQRRFWPAAQRLRAAIEDGTLGRPILGHASVLLHRDPGYYSAWRGTWASDGGGVLMSQAIHHIDLLQWLMGEAVEVHGHIGTFRHSIEVEDTAAAVIRFASGAMATISATTAASTNLGETVRITGETGATAELTEFPEGTDGRITLWAAGGSIDSEPVHPEGLEPNVDLSAINGQLIPHHTSQVRDFVAALTEGREPAITGRDATAALRIVLAVYESSRTGQPVRLEGLLANQK, from the coding sequence ATGACCACCCCCACCTACCGCGCCGGCCGCACCTATCGTGTTGGGATTGTGGGCTGCGGTGCGATCAGCCGGAACCACCTCGAGGCCTTCACCGCCATCCCGGAAGCCCGCGTCGTCGCGGTGTGCGACGTCGATGCGGCCCGGGCCCAAGAGACCGCCGAGCGCTGGGGCATCGAGCACGCCTACGACTCGGCTGCGGAACTGCTGTCCTCTGGGGTCGACATCGTCTCGGTCTGCACACCGCACCCCACCCACGAGCAGGTGGTCCTCGCTGCAGCCGCCGCCGGCGTCCACGTGCTGTGCGAGAAGCCCATCGCTGTCGACCTTGCCTCCGCCGAGCGCATGACGGCCGCCTGCGACGAGGCCGGCGTCAGGCTCGGCGTGCTGTTCCAGCGCCGGTTCTGGCCGGCCGCGCAGCGCCTCCGGGCCGCGATCGAGGACGGCACGCTGGGCCGCCCGATCCTGGGCCACGCGTCGGTGCTGCTGCACCGCGACCCCGGCTACTACAGCGCATGGAGGGGAACGTGGGCGAGCGACGGCGGGGGCGTGCTGATGAGCCAGGCCATCCACCACATCGACCTCCTCCAATGGCTCATGGGCGAGGCCGTCGAAGTCCACGGGCACATCGGCACGTTCAGGCACAGCATCGAAGTCGAGGACACCGCGGCGGCCGTGATCAGGTTCGCCTCCGGGGCCATGGCGACGATCTCGGCCACGACGGCGGCCAGCACGAACCTGGGCGAAACGGTGCGGATCACGGGCGAGACGGGGGCGACCGCGGAGCTGACCGAGTTCCCGGAGGGGACCGACGGACGGATCACGCTCTGGGCCGCCGGCGGATCCATCGACAGCGAGCCGGTCCACCCGGAGGGCCTGGAGCCGAACGTGGACCTCTCGGCCATCAACGGCCAGCTCATCCCGCACCACACCTCCCAGGTCCGCGACTTCGTCGCCGCCCTGACGGAGGGTCGGGAGCCTGCGATTACCGGCCGCGACGCAACGGCGGCCCTGCGGATCGTGCTGGCCGTGTACGAGTCATCGCGCACCGGCCAGCCAGTGCGCCTCGAAGGCCTGCTTGCGAACCAGAAGTAA
- a CDS encoding oxidoreductase, translating to MNPATMNPATMNPAKSQLTLGRNGRPQRTLRNRLVSSPMERNYGTPDGRMTAQYADYLTTRARAGLAVVTTEATYVRPDGKGRTHQLGLHDDAVVPGLRALTDAVHAAGALAAVEINHGGRTAQSAVTGLPNVAPSPVPCEIAGGEMPRELTTAQCHELAEAFAAAARRAVAAGFDVISIHGGHGYLVHQFMSPRTNLRTDKFGAREAFPNLVIDAVRAAVPGALVGMRLSMVEGCEGGLDADQTLDVVGRLHLEALDFLDLSAGSYEAGEWIVQSGEWKPGVLADYARPYRRFGLPLGLAGRLNSPEAIARVLGEGVCDFVSLGRAVHADPGFVRGVLDGADYRPCIACNVCIDNLGLGQVTCTVNPAVGRSRIPMPTRTVRSRVLAVGAGPAGLTAARELALAGARVILLDAAPDLGGQFRLAAGMRSTPDFHRFLDWSRSELKRLGVELRLGAVVDLGDFAQLARDEDADGIILATGGTLPGPGFRASGRGADDGVMDVRSWLADRPGLQGGEGLPEAVTIWGADSVAMSVADTLASLGTRVLLVGPEPVLAPESGRRAKILAVPRLEADPKVTIRLDSRIVEADATRVRLVGPNGEQWLDAPGPILVSRSVEPLSASVDPEGREAALSVKAGVPVVLAGTIVEQLPATASNAIKSGHDSAQRLAAQLASSVPAPDAHLEEALA from the coding sequence ATGAACCCAGCCACGATGAACCCAGCCACGATGAACCCAGCCAAGAGCCAGCTCACCCTCGGCCGCAACGGCCGCCCGCAGCGCACGCTCCGCAACCGCCTCGTCAGCTCGCCCATGGAGCGCAACTACGGCACCCCCGACGGGCGCATGACAGCCCAGTACGCGGATTACCTCACGACCCGCGCCCGCGCCGGCCTGGCCGTCGTCACGACCGAGGCGACCTACGTCCGCCCCGACGGGAAGGGCCGCACGCACCAGCTCGGCCTGCACGACGACGCCGTCGTCCCAGGCCTTCGGGCGCTCACGGACGCGGTCCACGCAGCGGGCGCCCTGGCCGCCGTCGAGATCAACCACGGCGGCCGCACCGCCCAGTCGGCCGTCACCGGCCTGCCCAACGTCGCGCCCTCGCCCGTGCCGTGCGAAATCGCCGGCGGCGAGATGCCGCGCGAGCTGACCACCGCACAGTGCCACGAGCTCGCCGAGGCCTTCGCCGCGGCCGCCCGCCGCGCCGTCGCCGCGGGCTTCGATGTCATCAGCATCCACGGCGGCCACGGCTACCTCGTGCACCAGTTCATGTCCCCCCGCACCAATCTGCGCACCGACAAGTTCGGCGCGCGCGAGGCCTTCCCGAACCTCGTGATCGACGCCGTGCGCGCCGCCGTCCCGGGGGCGCTCGTGGGGATGCGCCTGTCCATGGTCGAGGGCTGCGAAGGCGGGCTCGACGCCGACCAGACCCTCGACGTCGTCGGCCGCCTGCACCTGGAGGCGCTCGACTTCCTGGACCTCTCCGCCGGCAGCTACGAGGCAGGCGAATGGATCGTGCAGTCGGGGGAGTGGAAGCCGGGGGTCCTGGCCGACTACGCGCGCCCCTACCGCCGATTCGGCCTGCCGCTCGGCCTGGCAGGGCGGCTGAACTCGCCGGAGGCAATCGCACGGGTGCTGGGGGAGGGCGTGTGTGACTTCGTCTCCCTCGGACGCGCCGTCCATGCGGATCCCGGCTTCGTCCGCGGGGTCTTGGACGGCGCAGACTACCGGCCCTGCATCGCCTGCAACGTGTGCATCGACAACCTCGGCCTCGGCCAAGTCACATGCACCGTCAACCCGGCTGTGGGACGTTCGCGGATCCCGATGCCCACACGGACGGTCCGTTCCCGGGTGCTCGCTGTGGGTGCTGGCCCCGCGGGACTCACCGCTGCCCGGGAGCTCGCCCTCGCAGGCGCCCGGGTGATACTGCTCGACGCCGCGCCGGACCTTGGCGGCCAGTTCCGGCTCGCCGCCGGCATGAGGTCGACGCCGGACTTCCACCGGTTCCTCGACTGGTCTCGTTCAGAGCTGAAGAGGCTCGGTGTCGAGCTCCGGCTCGGTGCCGTCGTCGATCTTGGCGACTTCGCCCAGCTTGCACGTGACGAGGACGCGGACGGCATCATCCTCGCCACCGGCGGGACTCTGCCTGGACCGGGCTTCCGGGCGTCGGGGCGGGGAGCGGACGACGGCGTCATGGACGTGCGCAGCTGGCTCGCCGACCGTCCTGGCCTCCAGGGCGGTGAGGGCCTGCCCGAGGCTGTGACCATCTGGGGCGCCGACTCGGTGGCCATGTCCGTCGCGGACACGCTCGCCTCCCTCGGCACCCGGGTGCTGCTCGTCGGGCCAGAACCCGTCCTGGCGCCCGAATCCGGGCGGAGGGCCAAGATCCTCGCCGTCCCGCGCCTCGAAGCTGACCCGAAGGTGACCATCCGTCTGGACTCGCGCATCGTCGAAGCGGACGCGACCCGCGTCCGACTCGTGGGGCCCAACGGCGAGCAATGGCTCGACGCACCCGGCCCGATCCTCGTCTCCCGCAGCGTCGAACCGCTCAGCGCGTCCGTGGACCCCGAGGGCCGAGAGGCCGCGCTCTCGGTCAAGGCCGGAGTGCCGGTCGTGCTCGCGGGGACGATCGTCGAGCAGCTGCCGGCGACGGCATCGAACGCCATCAAGAGCGGCCACGACTCCGCACAGCGTCTTGCCGCCCAGCTCGCGTCATCGGTCCCGGCACCCGATGCCCACCTCGAGGAGGCCCTCGCTTGA